Genomic window (Apis cerana isolate GH-2021 linkage group LG1, AcerK_1.0, whole genome shotgun sequence):
atttacgtttaaaattcatgtttaaaatattcacgattaatcttattacaatttttaacgaCAATTTATgtgatattacaatttttattttcaaatttcattacgataatgtttaatcaaattcaaatatcaaagGCGTTCTTTTTAGGGATGTTTATATATCGGgtatttcatatgaaaatcGTGAATATATTGATGTATTTGTTctgccattttttaaatgtaaagttAAATAACTAATGTACTTCTGATGTgtctgttaattataaatagataaaacaaCTTGTCATAGTCTCTAATCGAATAGGCTTGCTTTCACGTGGCTAtctgtttcaaaaaataaaatttgaaaaatcagaTGAAACTGAGACAAATTAATGTCATCACTGACTTCgttcattgatttttcattctaaTGTTTAGCATCAATGTCGCGAATTATAAGATAtcgtgattttttatttaaaatttttataattccttatataatattattaaaatttatattatttatcattaaattttttatttacgtatTCGTACAAAGTAATATATCGGTGtagaattatatacaattaagatacaattttatttttactttcacaTTTTAACTTGTCGTTGATTTTCCTTAGAATTTCTTTTGCTATTTATTTTGCacaataattaaacgattaattGAACGTTTTCAGATCAAAAGGAAgatttatcattgattttaaataattgtttgtaTAAAGGAATATTGATGAATAAAACCGTAGATAGCATGAATATCCAATTCATAACAACCAACATTTGATAATATCTGAAAAAccattattgtttattatacaatttataattatatccgtaatacaattataaattttataacaaataatataaattaattaattgcgcTCACGATtgcaacaattaattttttacatattaaaatttattaaatattgatttttaaaaattatgatatatctaatatttagcAATAATTTGCACAGCAAATGTAgacaaacaaaataaataggaGAACAGAAATAAGGTAAAAGTATTGATATTAACGCCATCTATAGAATGGTACAAATGAAACATGTAATAAGaatcaatcaatatatatttatgtgctatttaataaagaatattacttgatataaaaatattatttttgtgatacatttttatatattacgaaggaaatgaaattatgacGATATGTAATACGTAAATTATGgaatagaattattacaatttttttttgacataatctttgtaattttttaaataatttgttatttatctctcttgtttatatctaattcgttacaaaatttttctattataaaatattatctattttattttttttctgtaattcataaaatgattCTTTTCCCAACTATGTTACATGCTGGCTACTATATCGATAACAGTATAAGTAGCTAACTATAATAAACTtgcaatgattattttaatatgaaatattttatattatatttttcatattatcagtaatataatatatcaatattatgttaatttaatataatagtctactataatataattatataatttgttaaatttattgattttataaaaaatttatactataactatataaatatctagtCTATGCCTTTTCTCTGTGATACCATCAGTTGATATTAGtgatatcttaatttaaaatgaaaaataaataatgacttctgaataattaaaaaatataaggaataaagataaataattactaattatattatttttaacaaaagagttttatttttcatggaaacgaaaaaatgaattttatgtatacCTAATCTTTGAATAGTATAATTATACTTAtgtagtataattataattatgtagtttttatattataatcatgatatataatatgtaataataaaaattacataaatatacaaaggCACGTGTACctgtaatttttgattatatcacaaatattgatttttattgcttGAATCAGAGATTTTAAATCATGTATGATTAAATGAtcatactattttatatacaaaagtaGAGATATGATTTTCTTGATATCAATCTGTATAATCACACAGATGTGAATTCTGTTTGACGTTGTGAAGGATTATAATATAGACCAGCCATAGATTCTTGTAAAGCTCTTAAACATGCAACATGTGCCTTAAATCCACCTGCCCTTTCTGCTGCAGACTCAGCACGTACATGAGAAACATATCCACGAGCTTGCAATTCTCTCCAACTAGGTGGTGCTGGACCATCCGTTACTTGTTTGATAGGTGTGTAAGTGTATAGAGGTCCTTCTTCGATCTTTGGTATAGGCAAATAATTCTGACCTCCTTGATTGCTAAATTTAATTCCTGTACTAAACTGTGTTGCTTTAGCAGGTGCTgcttttgtttctttcctaGATGCTTGTATAACAGAGGCAAATGtttctacaatattttttgcatttccTTCTGAAAATGTAAGCTCATCTATCAATGCTTCTTTCTCAcggatcttttttcttttagcttCCATTTCTTCTTTAGCTATTTCCaatcttctctcttcctctttctgtTTCTCCAACTCTATCATTTCTTCCAGTTCATATTCACTTCTACCAAGCTTAGATTTACTTTTTGTTATTTGATCTTTATTGTCTTTTTTGTACTgttctattttcttatttgtttctattacatcaatattattagCCAAGTTATATATTAgtgtttcaatttcttctaaataatcattatattctcTTAGTGTTGCAaagtcttcttcttttttgttgAAATCTCTAAGAATTCTTTTCCTTATATTTACTTCCTTTTCTACCATAGGATCTTCAAATAATTGTACACGAAAATTTGCTCTTCTCAGAGGAATTTTACATTCAGGACATGATCCAGAGcctaagaaattataaaataaaagtttaatgaaGGACTtaagaattaatgaattttttttagcaagAAACTAACctttcaaaaataacaaattgacACAACTTTCACATAATGTGTGACCACAAACATTTACCATCATTTTTAATGATGGATTCCGATATTTAGTAGTTTTGCATCTTGGGCATGCTTGATCATCCATTTTAGCGAGGTATTAGaaacaaatatgtatttaaacttaTAGGAACCACCGTTTACTTTCACAGAACAATTAATTGGTGAaaggatagaaaattttacattacgaTATATGACATgactttaatataaattcaaattaatttaatcattctatATAgttaaacaatgaaaatacggtaacatttttacatttagaaAACATAGTAAACTATTCGTAACATTATCGTTCCGAAACATAACCTATAACTAAAATTTCACATATTGTCATATAACTTGAAGTTTGAGACTCGAACTTGAgtaatcgatattataatatcgaatatgaaatatgcatTGAATTCGATagtgttaaaaatattcattatgtgtaaatcttattaatttataatatttttataaattaatcacttataattttttcaattaattataaaataatattacaattttggcaaagaatttatatataattttattataattataagtaatatttcatttcatattttataaagaatatttttgtaaattgaataattttaattctatttctaaaaaatttattatatattttcatttgtctTAAACgtgcaaataaattacaaaataaacttattagAGAAATGTATAccgtatattttatctttgaatgaaaatattatctttttctatagCTTTTGATTATTGCATGTTTATGTGATTATCAAatcaagaaagaagaaaaaagaaaaaaggaaatctctgagaaaaaaattcaagtcaAATCCCTTGATACCAAGCCGTACGTCTTTTGTGCGTTTCACTTCTAACGATTTAGGgcatcgatttctttttcaattccaTCGTGTAAATTGTACATTAAAAAGCAGCAAGAAAGAGATGCGATGCATGTCCATTATACTCGAAAGAACAAAAGGGGTAGTATGCTTTGCTGCCTCGCAAAGTTCTTGTTTCTTCCTCCAACGACTGATGCTATGAACGCTCATTATTCAACCCTTTTCGTAAAACCATCTTGACGTTCAGTGAAAAATGTGCAATGACATTTCTTAAGTAAACAAAGATATTACATTCGTAATGTTAACATGAAACACCGGAGATTAATCAGAATCATATTTCAAACAAGATTTcctaaaataaacatattattccattgttttttttagagaaactCGAATAACGACAAattttgtaatgtaatgtttttaatgttttaattcttcttcaaaagattgattttttagagaagagaattattttaataaacggatcagaaatattatataaatgataaatatttaaattaaaaatttttatacaaaggtTTTATAGCAATATGTGGTATACGATAGTCCGATCCGAATAATAATCCCAACGATCGAAAATCGGTTCAGGAAACATCCTCGTTTTGTTTACTGTCTTTTATACGGGTCACGATCGAAACGATAAGCTCGATCTAGTCCGTTTATGTGGAAAATGATGCGAAAGAGTAACTCcgatctcatttttttttctctttctctctcttttattctctctcACTCCGCGCTTCGCTGCATGAAATTTGTTACGGTGCATAAGGTGTGTTGGTGTGACACGTGTACGACaatgacgacgacgaggacgacgatCGAGCCGACATGGAATTCGATTCTTGACTAGAGGATGCTGCACGCTTGCCTCATATAGTTGTGTGTGTGTTCGTAATAGAACTAAAGTGATACGCTTGCGCCGGACGATGTCTACCCCATCTTCTCGTTGACTTCGGGTGAGGGAAAGCGGGGCGTGTGCAAGGACAGATGGCAGGGCGTCTCTCCCGGGCCGTGTCGCATGCACTGTCAGTTTTGCTCGGATTCTCGTACACGAGTTTCATCGCGCTCTTTTGCACTTCGTCACGATTCTCATTGAACGCAGGAAAACTCGCAAAGATCGTGTATACGCTCcacaccttttttttttcactcgcgTGTATATAACACGATCCTTGAATCAcgcgaattaaatttatccgtTTTGTTCTGTCGGTTAAATAGTTCGGACAGAGCACGAGATTACCTTTCGATGTCGTTCGTCGACCGTCGCTGTGTCAGAAGGATGAAAATCGTCGAAATTGTTTAATTgcatagtaaaatatattttaaaaggaacAAGATATCTATTTggtgaaatgaatatttctgtACATCGGTGGGTTTTAAAGAatacgaagaaataaatacaacGAAGAAAGGAATTGTCGGTTGTTCATCTATACCATTGGTCAATTAAGCAGTTCACGGATAAAGATATGCTCTAGCGGGAAGACAGAGAGAGGCAGTAGTGTcgcggaggaggaagagaaacgGACGATTATGGGGAAAAAATATCGGGGACAATTTCTATGCATGTCAACGCGTAGATCCCGAATAGCAGAGACATAATGGCGACAACGAGTGAAAAAACAATGGAAAATCAGATGCTTATCGATTCattcgatactttttttttgcgattttGAGTTCTCCGCGCCTTTGTCCGCGAGATGCTGTATCGAACGTTCAATTCCGAATTATTATGCCACACTAAGGGAAAATTAACGCGCCGCGAATGGaattattcagaaataattgataaatgaaaatcagGAAGAACGATCGTGGAAAACGCGAAAAGTCCTTTGTCTTTCgtatccctcccctcctcctatCTCCTCATCCTATCAGTTAAAACTAGAAACTGTTGTggcttttttcaaaaaacgcGACGGTTATATCGCGACATCGTGGATCGActatgagagagagaaataaaaaatgaagggTTTATTTTTTACCCTGAGTCTATTGTTTTCGGGTAAGTGGAAATTCATTAGTCACGTGTTTAATGATTCAGGACGGATTGTTTTTTGAATTGCTCGTGTAATCGTCGGACCCAAACAATGTAACTTTTAAAACGgtttaatggaatttttcccttgaaaaaaattttcttttgaaaattatttaagaaagaaagtaatttttcatacatatgtatatatgtacatactgTCAATTCGAGATATAAAGTACATGCGAAGTACATCATTTCGCGAATATGATTATGAATCCCGATATATAACTAAGACaggaaaacaataataataatgttataataacgCGGATACCGTGgcgcgatatatttttctatagggatataaagaaagaaaagtgacAGTTACCGACGATAGTTCACTACCACATATTATGAGATAAAGCAGTTTCTGAAACTGCTACGTTCAAAGTTTAGCAcctattttaatactttatgaTGAAGTGTAGCAAGGTCTATGTCCGAGTATCTAGAATATACCTATATATAcctaatatatacatatatcgtcTTTTACCACTTGCCACTTCGGAACacattaaaatgatttcttgCCACTTCCGGTTGTAAATAGTGCACGCCCCCTCTGGCGCGCACAAGAGTTTCACGGTAAACATGAAGAGTTAACAAAATTCCGATAACGAACGACGAAACGTGGTgagcattttttcttttcttcatccACCTCGTGGTTTCCGCCGTTAAAGCGGCTCGCTGTGCGGCGAAATACGGGAAATAATCTTTCGGGTCAAAGAACAATCCACCGCAATCTGGAGATTGAAACGAGCTCACTGAAAGCTGCTTTCTGtgttgtatatgtatatatatgttcgtgcgttttgtttttttttgttctgtgtgtattttttcttaaagtgCAAGGACTCGCCCGGGCTACATCTGATCACGAAATGCACGAGAATCTGAATCCACCAGATCCATTCGACCGTGGACCTTACTTCGATGTCTCGGCATCAAAGAACGTCACCGCATTGGTTGGCAAAACGGCCACTCTGAACTGTCGAGTACGGAATCTGGGTGATCGTACGGTAGGTAACGAATCAGTGTTGAGGATGCTAGTCACGTGACTCGTGTTGTTGGACGTAATTTTATTGGCtgtcaatattcaataattgacTGTAATTTTTCTCGTAATTACTTTCGCTCGGGAATGTTAATGAGATAGACACAACAAAACAAACACGCGAGTACGACGCAATCAACGtcgtttaataaaaacacaaaaaaattaatgcaatagaacggaaataaataaatgagaataaatTCTACTTAATGGAACGGAGATTACAATTTAAGTTCGTCCATTAAAACGTTATTCGTATAATGCTTCGAAGTTGGAAATTGCaatatcgatggaaaatttcttatttcttcttatccTTTGTTTTATCTCTACGATTTTACTATTTACGATTGGAGGAATTTAAGTAAAACAGAAAGCTTCGCTTTTTTACAATACGCACAGTTGAGCAGTTTTTATTTCGCGCGTACAACTTTCCTCTTTCCCCGGCCCCTGTAACTCTGCCTCTCGTTTCTTGTTTTCCCTTTAGCGTTTTTTCGAGAAGCATCGATAACTCTGTACACAGTACTTTGTTTTTAGAAGGAgcacctttttttttctaattttctattttttatttttccctttGGTGtccaaactttttttattgaaaaaagaaaaaattcacgcTATATTAAAGAATCACCGTAATATTAGATGTACAAATATATGGAAAGATTATATGTCGTGCGGTAGATGCATTTATCACAGTTCCATCAAGTTTCTTATGGACACCAGAGCATAATTTATTGTGtgctcttttttaaattctgccATTGCATGCAGGTACTTAAATTTTCAACGTTATAATTCCTATTCAACCTATCTTCTTTAATCAGCTTTAATTGCAAGTAATGCTTTAAGCTCTGCGTGAATTTTAAATGGCTCCTCGTTGGTGCGATCGGTGCAGAACGTTAGCAGCTTCGAGTAAATGTGATTTATAAAAGCCATATTGGCTTTTCATCCGTATGTATATGTGTGATATAAGCCTAGTTATCCATCGTGTCTTTCTCATTAATATCCCTTTGTACGACGACGACGTGCACTACCGATTATCGGCACGTCCTAAATACTAATTTGTAGCACACTTAAAAGAACACGTGAGCGCAGACGCGTTAAAGAAAGGCAATTTAACGAGGCAGAATAACACAAATCGCATTAAACTATCAGCATGCAATGATGGTCGTCGAAGGTTTGAAGTACGATAGTTTTGCCGGACTCGATGAGTACAGAGTGTACAACGAATGATGTATATTCAACGGTTCTCGTACTCGTAGCATATATAGAGGATGGTCCGCGTGAAGTGTTACAAACcatattatttttggaaattatattcatttatatatatatatatatttcaatggcATAAGAAAGTTggttatttgaaattcaaaagatttttctgTGACGACTACAAAGAGGAATAAGAAAATTGCTCTCgtgttttttaaatgaaatggcATATAaaactgtaataatatttgcttgaagcatttttcgttattctgcataattaaaaattgtgataaaaggaaaatctAAAAGGagttaaaaaatctaaagaaaaattaactcaaaacataattaaaataggcttattttgaaatttattttattaagtaaaatagtAGCATTCTACATAACGATAacctattttaaataatttaattctttttatatctttctgaTATTATTCTCTATATCGATCAATATTTCTTAAGTTACAaacatttcgtattttttaaaatcttttatcgtcgataaaacataaatatattcacaaaTACTAAGAAACGAACATTTACTTTGaacacataataaaataaatttcatctcaaaataaatttattttaattaatctgacGTCTTGACttctttagattttaatttcattgtaaCTGGTTAATTACACAGAATAATAGTTCaagcaaatatttttgtaataattcttaataaataaaaattaacattcgttttattaaaaaaaatgaatactgTACAGGCTTCCTGTTccctttttttgttattacagAGAAATGTTTTGTAtctcaaataattaatcttcttGTATCATTGAaacgtagaaaaaaaatgattcaatgaTTATCTTAGAAAATGGTTTGGTTAAGATTTCATGCGGATTATTCTGTCTacattatatatgtgtatatataatcgCCAATCAACATATGTGCATTGCATAAATTGCACACACACAGGCAAAAAGTTTGTCACTCAGCGAATaacgttaataattatttagtcgACAACAATCGGTGTGTCCAACCGATGCAAATTGATGTTTGCGAACATATCAGAACACGTTACAGGagcattaattacaattatctaTGCTGCCGTTGTCCTGGCAACATCACATTTCTTGCGGTGTCTGTGTAATATGTACAAATGATATACATGCGTATCATCGACGTAGAATCCGCATCGAGCAATTTTTACGTGTCGAGTGAAATTATCAATAGAAATCAGAAGATacgttttacaattttttaaatatacaacacGGAAGAAAAACACGGTACAATAAATCtctattgtttaatttttctttcttctccctctttattattcgaattaacgTGGAAATGTATTA
Coding sequences:
- the LOC108001765 gene encoding CDK-activating kinase assembly factor MAT1, giving the protein MDDQACPRCKTTKYRNPSLKMMVNVCGHTLCESCVNLLFLKGSGSCPECKIPLRRANFRVQLFEDPMVEKEVNIRKRILRDFNKKEEDFATLREYNDYLEEIETLIYNLANNIDVIETNKKIEQYKKDNKDQITKSKSKLGRSEYELEEMIELEKQKEEERRLEIAKEEMEAKRKKIREKEALIDELTFSEGNAKNIVETFASVIQASRKETKAAPAKATQFSTGIKFSNQGGQNYLPIPKIEEGPLYTYTPIKQVTDGPAPPSWRELQARGYVSHVRAESAAERAGGFKAHVACLRALQESMAGLYYNPSQRQTEFTSV